One window from the genome of Cricetulus griseus strain 17A/GY chromosome 2, alternate assembly CriGri-PICRH-1.0, whole genome shotgun sequence encodes:
- the LOC118238197 gene encoding uncharacterized protein LOC118238197 → MKPPILILLLILTTPWLIQAREQILWAIAKAWPIPLPVHSTSKVLPVFFSTSCELGLPCVNLDPDTAQYSATNISLNGALCFSLINNSNPCIWLKNGSIGNWLDPLTNNQISSAMLTEALSQFSTGASSGSGTGTNGTKDVNITTFLMLMEGLRPSNSRFSQENSTARQVLPYCAPNRGYPPHWTPCQSPDHKLKQIAPGFEFTPPLGKYQYNLTQGGSQRTGSKNTWPWFQWVLSNERGAFTSLEPFAVLQNLCIRLLNVSGTRDEKGPSLKNLSIHKALNNLTVPASPVCLKAPFFFLLSNATDATKEVISCNSTDVSCIASQCWNGSANTAVVMRIPMYVPIPVKVDTGTFPITEIIRTKRDFGITAALVTAITLSAAAATTAAVAMAAQVQSAETVNDIVEKTATTLTTLRSIDGHLKAGILTVNQRVDLLQEQVDDLVTLTSIGCIHSFSSLCITSRMANNFTENSNLSWQLSAYLQGNWSQQFENLTDTLTQQIIAVNATRLSLPTVNTLLTTLKRAFSLVKEWAGIGVMFSMMLLAIFVCLWCVMSLAISPPNDTLKAVHSSMTAPPYWTTYHFKW, encoded by the coding sequence atgaagcctccgatattgatcctgctgctgaTCTTGACAACACCGTGGCtgatccaggccagagaacaaatcctgtgggccatagcgAAAGCGTGGCCAATTCCTTTGCCTGTTCatagcacatctaaagttttgcctgttttcttttctactagttgtgaATTGGGTTTGCCTTGTGTCAATTTAGATCCTGACACTGCCcagtattcagccactaatatttctctcaatggagcattatgcttctcccttattaataattctaacccatgcatttggtTGAAGAATGGTTCTATTGGCAATTGGCTTGATCCTCTTACTAATAACCAGATCTCGAGTGCTATGCTCACTGAAGCCCTGTCTCAGTTTAGTACAGGCGCTAGTTCTGGCTCTGGCACTGGTACAAATGGAACCAAagatgtaaatatcactacatttctgatgctgatggaggggctccgaccctcaaattcacgctttagtcaagagaactccactgctcgacaagtcttgccttattgtgcacccaatcGAGGCTATCCACCTCATTGGACGCCTTGTCAGAGTCCGGATCACAAACTTAAGCAAATAGCTccaggttttgaatttactccccctcttggcaagtaccagtataacctaactcagggaggttcccaaagaacaggcagtaaaaatacctggccatggtttcaatgggtactctcTAACGAGCGTGGAGCATTTACTTCTCTTGAACCTTTTGCAGTTCTCCAGAATCTCtgcataagacttcttaatgtttctggtacaagggatgagaagggaccttctcttaagaatctatcaatacataaagctttgaataatctcactgttccagctagcccagtatgcttaaaagctccttttttctttctgctctctaatgctactgatgctaccaaagaagtgatctcgtGCAATTCGACTGATGTCTCCTGCATTGCTAGccaatgttggaatggttctgctaatacagcagtagtgatgaggattcctatgtatgttcctattccagtcaaagtggatacaggaacgtttcccattacggaaatcatcagaaccaaacgggattttggcataactgcagcattggttactgccattACCCTTTCTGCAGCAGCGGCTACGACTGCCGCCGTTGCCATGGCTGCTCAGGTCCAATCAGCTGAGACAGTCAATGATATTGTGGAAAAAACAGCTACAACATTAACTACCTTGagatctattgatggccacttaaaagctggcattctaactgtgaaccaaagagtggacctgttgcaggaacaggtggatgatttagtaaccttaacttccataggatgcattcattccttttcttctttgtgtatcacCTCCAGGATGGCCAATAATTTCAcggagaacagcaacctgagttggcagttgagtgcctaccttcagggaaattggagtcaacagttcgagaacctgacagacaCCCTGACACAACAGATTATTGCCGTGAATGCTACacgcctgagcctgcccactgttaataccctcttaactacccTTAAGCgagcctttagtttagttaaggaatgggctggaataggggttatgttttccatgatgctgttagccatttttgtttgcttgtggt